The genomic window GAGAGAGGAGCTTTGGAGGTTATCCGTGACTTCAACCACATCCCCCCCAAGATCTAGATGATACACCAATTGGAAGATCTCTAGAGTCATAATCATCGGATCTTGTTGGTTTAGAGGTCTCAGTCAATGTCATCAAGGTCTCCTGCCTTTCTTTGTGAAACGAGAAGACCGCACTCTCTCTATAGATTCTAAGTAAAGGATGGCAATTGTCGCGTTGCGCGGTTTCAATTTTGATATTCATTGTCTCTGTCTTTTCTCCTACACAGCGGAAATTCAAGATCATACTTTCGAAATACTGCCTTCAGGCAGCAGCATTACGACTGCTGTTGCCACACAGGCAGTAAAACGGTTGCGTGGCCTGACAACAGAGGCGCCATTATCCGACAGCAATATCTTATAGAGAGGGGTAATCTAAGACATTAGAAAACTAGCAGAGAATTTCTATTGAGTAACATCTCTAGAGCTTAGGAAGCTTTAGATACTATTCTGTATATTCTCTTCTCTCTTAAAGCAGTGCCTAGATAATTACTCTGAGTATATTTAggcttataaagtataacGTATGTGCATAGCGAGTGCCACAGCATAGCAAGCAACCAAGGTTCACAACGAGCCCACAGTTCTGAGTTGCTAACGACCCACGAAGGTATGATTGGAGGGGATCGTCGATCGGACTTCTGGAttcttggcggcgaggaaTTCAAAGTTGGCGGACCCACAACTTCAACAACTCCGAGACAGGCAGGTGGGGCTTTACGGTGGATTACTTATCTTATCTTATCTTATCTTAAGACAACGCAGGCAAAATTTCAGAAACTTTGAAAAGTTGCATCCCACGTATTATTGCAACCTCGACGGGCGCATACACTTCTCGGCCACAATGGTGAAGCGAAAAGTTGCGGCGCTGGAGAAGCTCGATGCAGACTTGTAAATTGCTCACTCAAATCTCTTCATACGTCAGACGCATGCTAATTGCTTTCTTCCAGCGCGAGTTTGCAATACAAGATTCGTCGGGATCCCAAGTACGTCCCCTTGCCctctttaaaaaaaatcccaTGAGCTCTCTAACTCTTTCTGGTTCAAGATCTTACAAAGATGACTTTCTCAAGCAGTGGGAGCAATATGAGTCCCAGCGCGAGATCTTCCTAGCGAACCCGGCCGGCGGGACCGCCGACTCGATCGAATCCTTTCACAACATGATTGACTTGATTGCCCACGTCGCCGACTGCTACCCCGAGGAGACGAGGACATATCCAGATGACCTGAAGCTGATCTTGAACGAACACCACGTTGTGCTGCATCCCGATCTGAGGGACAAGGTCGTGGGGAGTCTTGTGCTCTTACGACGCAAGGACGTCATCGACTCCGCGAGCCTTCTGACGACCTTGTTCCCCATCCTGGTATCGTCGCCGAGCAAAACACTACGCGAACTGCTGTTTCAGAAAATCTTAAGCGACATGAGGAACTCAAATTCCAAATCGATCAATCACCCGCTGAATCGGACCGTCCAGACTGTTCTGTACAACTTGGTTACTGCAGATCGATCCTCGCCGAGGGCCATTTGGGCCATCAAGCTGACGCGCGAACTGTGGAAGCGACAGATCTGGACCGACGCCAGGCCCGTGGACGTCATGAAGGAGGCCTGCTTGTCGGACAGTGAGAAGGTGGTGATTGGCGCCACGCGCTTCTTCCTGGGCGGCGACAAGGAGAGAGAGGAGCTGGAAGACgacagcagcgacgacgaaatCGACTTGTCCAAAATCAGGCACCAAATCGGCATcaacaagaagaccaagaagcagaagaagacgtaTGACAAGGCGGTGAACAAGGTCCGGCGAgaccagcagaagaaggccaagccTCACCCGTTGAACTTTTCGGCTCTCCACTTGCTACATGACCCCCAGGGGTTCGTGGAGCAGCTCTTCTCTAAACACCTTCAAAATACAAAATCCAAACTATCCCTGGACTCCAAGCTTCTGGTGCTTCAGCTGGTCACGCGACTGGTCGGGCTGCACAAGCTCACAGTCGTCGCGCTATACTCCTGGTTCATCAAGTACCTCACCCCTCGCCAACAGTCCGTCACCTCCATCCTAGCATCGCTGGCGCAAGGCACCCACAACCTAGTCCCCCCCGATGTCCTCGAACCGCTCATCCAAAAGATTGCCAACGAATTTGTCTCGgaggcagcagcggcagaagtcgccgccgccggtctCAACTCGATTCGCGAGATTTGCGCCCGACAGCCGCTGGCCATGACAGACACCCTCCTACAGGACCTTGTCCAGTACCGCAAGAGCAAAGACAAGGGagtcatgatggccgccaaggGCCTGCTATCCCTGTACAGAGAAGTCGGCGCGGAGCTCCTGCAAAGAAAGGACCGAGGCAAGGACGCCACCATCGGCCTGAGGCACGGGCTGCAGCACCAGCAAAAGTTTGGCGAAGAAGCGGCCGGCAGCATAGAGGGGCTCGACCTCCTAGCCAAGTGGAAGGacgatgagaagaagaggcggcgGCTGGAAAAGGGCCTGCCGGAAACAGCCGGCAGCGACGAGGAAAAGGACAATGAGGAAGACGGCCTCGACTCGGACGGGTGGGAGGTGGGCTCCGACGACAGCAGCGACTCGGGCGAGTGGATCAACGTCGAGCACtcggacgacgaggccccGGCCctcaagaagcagaagcagggAGACGGCGACGCCTCGGACGGCGAATCTTCTGCGGCCGCCCAGCTCGAGCGCATGCAGCTcctcgccaccaccatcatcctCACGCCCGCCGACCTCGCCAAGCTGCAGGAGCTccgcgccgcggcggccatCGAGTCGGCCGCCTCTGGGCGCCGCAGGCGCAACGACCCGGATTCCCGTAGACAcaccgacgacggcctcaCGGCGGAGAACATCGAGGCGCCCGCCAAGCTGCGCAAGCTGACAAAGGAGGAGAAGGTGGCGCTCgccaaggagggcaagcCCGACCGCGAGGAGCACAAGTCCACGCAGGCcatcaagaagagcaagaaggaGGCCGCGGGCAAGAGCACGAGCAACAGGgagaaggcgaggaagaagaatttCCTCATGACGCTGGGTAAAGCCAAGAGCAAGCAGAAGAGGAGCCTGGTCGAGACGAGAAAAGTCCTGAGGGGCCACGTCGAGAGGAGCACGAGGGGTGGGCGGAGGAGGAACTTTGCCTAGACTAGATACTCTTACAGAGACATCACGACGGACGAAATTTGCCTTGTTCAGCCTACTAGCTTGTCATGTTATTGATGTGTATCTATTTGCGTGTACGGCCAGTGCGAACATCTATACTCGACGTACATGGACCCCCTTTCCCTGCGACTACCAAAATCTCTGACAAGTCATTTGCCAATCCTGCTGTAGCTGATGGTTCGCGCCAGTCTCGTCTGTTCACGCTGTCCCGCCGTGTCGGGAGCCGCTTAAGCTCATATTGCATAGTGTGATGGCGGCTTGGATGTCTTCCAGTTCCATGTCTTTAGCGCGACACACGGCAATTTCTTTGGTGACGACAATCTGACAAGCACCTTCGTTGTCGGAGCGTGCTGTCTGGACGACGACTGCTGATGCTGAGTACGCGGACCATGCGCCCTGGGCATTTGTACCTCTTGCTTCGGTGGTTGTGATTGTGTCGTGGTTCGCGTCAGCGGTGAGGCCGCTTTGTCTGCCTTGCCCTGTGTAGGAGTCGGTTTCGGATCCGGCAGAGAAGATTTCGTGGATTCCCATTGTGTGAAGTGTGAAGGTGGCCTCAAGTTTTGTGATGGACTTGGCTGGGACGAGTTGTGATGAGTGTGTGGGCTGCAACGTAAAACGCCAGAGGACAGTTGCGGGTGGTAATGTGGTATGATGAGTTTTGCGGCCTCATTTCCATGGGATTAATGCGCTTTATATACCAAGGGGACATGGTTGCCGAAATCTTCACCGGCTTCTTTGTCCGTCAGATCACAACGTCTGTTCGCTTCAA from Metarhizium brunneum chromosome 2, complete sequence includes these protein-coding regions:
- the SDA1 gene encoding Protein SDA1; this encodes MVKRKVAALEKLDADFASLQYKIRRDPKSYKDDFLKQWEQYESQREIFLANPAGGTADSIESFHNMIDLIAHVADCYPEETRTYPDDLKLILNEHHVVLHPDLRDKVVGSLVLLRRKDVIDSASLLTTLFPILVSSPSKTLRELLFQKILSDMRNSNSKSINHPLNRTVQTVLYNLVTADRSSPRAIWAIKLTRELWKRQIWTDARPVDVMKEACLSDSEKVVIGATRFFLGGDKEREELEDDSSDDEIDLSKIRHQIGINKKTKKQKKTYDKAVNKVRRDQQKKAKPHPLNFSALHLLHDPQGFVEQLFSKHLQNTKSKLSLDSKLLVLQLVTRLVGLHKLTVVALYSWFIKYLTPRQQSVTSILASLAQGTHNLVPPDVLEPLIQKIANEFVSEAAAAEVAAAGLNSIREICARQPLAMTDTLLQDLVQYRKSKDKGVMMAAKGLLSLYREVGAELLQRKDRGKDATIGLRHGLQHQQKFGEEAAGSIEGLDLLAKWKDDEKKRRRLEKGLPETAGSDEEKDNEEDGLDSDGWEVGSDDSSDSGEWINVEHSDDEAPALKKQKQGDGDASDGESSAAAQLERMQLLATTIILTPADLAKLQELRAAAAIESAASGRRRRNDPDSRRHTDDGLTAENIEAPAKLRKLTKEEKVALAKEGKPDREEHKSTQAIKKSKKEAAGKSTSNREKARKKNFLMTLGKAKSKQKRSLVETRKVLRGHVERSTRGGRRRNFA